A genome region from Proteus vulgaris includes the following:
- a CDS encoding fimbrial biogenesis usher protein, with the protein MLKSKTIIFNLHLILGTFYSGISHADSFFNPNLISSVDSEVADLSRFDKGEGQPEGMYSVEIYVNNEYIETKNISFYEDNKSSDGTGLLPCLNSQTLNNLGVSLNENSKSINSESCINILDEIEKSSIRFDFESQKLFLSIPQVMFKNNIRGYIPPEKWDNGINAFLLNYNFTGRNSKNYKDNINNNNYFLNINPGINVGSWRLRNESTWTYASGESDQNKWRNIRTYVQKPIIPLKAELTVGDSFSSGTIFDSLGFRGAKLESDDNMLPDSMRGFAPTIKGIANSNAIVTVRQNGFVIYQISVPPGAFEIKDLYATSSSGNLDVVIKENNGEITQFVVPYSNVPILQREGRLKYEFIGGEFRSGSDFQDKPNFGQLSLIYGLPHNLTLYGGSQFSNNYQAYAIGLGGNLGNLGAISADVIQANSILPNDEHKKGQSFRLLYAKSINSTGTNFQIMGYRYSTQGYYTLNEVSYKRMEGREIITPDGIIRDNENLSNYYNLNYSKKGRFQVNINQQVTDNSSLYLLGSYQNYWRTSETEQLWQIGYNGNIKQINYSLNFSKSKSPGMSGDNKNIAFNISIPINDLFNQNRVNDLNSSQNSMYAVYSMNRSNDNMWVQQAGLTGTLLEDNNLNYNIQQGYAHNGGGYSGMVYANYKGKYANIGSGYNYNNDWHELNYNLNGGVVAHSGGITLSQPLGDTNILIKANDANNIRVENANGILTNSKGYAVLPYASIYKNNRVSLDINSLGENVELENAIMNVIPTKGALVQADFKTNIGYRAIVNLKKQNGAIIPFGAMVVDEERSVSGIVGDNGNVFISGLAPIGKLKAKWGRQEDQQCAFNYEINDKLSKEKGIYFISSTCQSDK; encoded by the coding sequence ATGCTAAAATCTAAAACTATAATTTTTAATCTCCATCTCATTTTAGGTACTTTTTATTCGGGCATTAGCCATGCAGATAGTTTTTTTAATCCTAATTTGATATCGAGTGTTGATAGTGAAGTTGCAGATTTATCACGCTTTGATAAAGGTGAAGGTCAGCCTGAAGGAATGTATTCAGTAGAGATTTATGTCAATAATGAATATATTGAAACTAAAAACATTTCCTTTTATGAAGATAATAAATCATCTGATGGCACAGGATTATTACCTTGTTTGAATAGTCAAACATTAAACAATCTAGGCGTGAGTCTAAATGAAAATAGCAAGAGTATTAATAGTGAAAGTTGTATTAATATTTTAGATGAAATTGAAAAATCAAGTATTAGATTTGATTTTGAAAGTCAAAAATTATTTTTAAGTATTCCACAAGTAATGTTTAAAAATAATATTCGTGGCTATATTCCTCCAGAAAAATGGGATAACGGTATTAATGCATTTTTATTAAATTACAATTTTACAGGAAGAAATAGTAAAAACTATAAAGATAATATTAATAATAATAACTACTTTTTAAATATAAACCCGGGTATTAATGTGGGGTCATGGCGTTTACGTAATGAAAGCACATGGACGTACGCTAGCGGTGAAAGTGATCAGAATAAGTGGCGTAATATAAGAACATATGTACAAAAACCTATAATTCCATTAAAAGCAGAACTGACAGTAGGTGATTCATTTTCTAGTGGTACCATTTTTGACAGCCTTGGTTTTAGAGGTGCTAAGCTAGAATCTGATGATAACATGCTACCAGATAGTATGAGAGGTTTCGCTCCTACAATTAAAGGGATTGCAAATAGCAATGCGATCGTTACTGTTAGACAAAATGGTTTTGTTATCTATCAAATTTCAGTTCCTCCCGGTGCATTCGAAATAAAAGATCTCTATGCAACATCAAGCAGTGGAAATTTAGATGTCGTAATTAAAGAGAATAATGGAGAAATAACTCAATTTGTTGTGCCTTATTCTAATGTGCCTATTTTGCAACGTGAAGGACGTCTTAAATATGAATTTATTGGTGGGGAATTTAGAAGTGGGTCTGATTTTCAAGATAAACCAAATTTTGGGCAATTAAGTTTAATTTATGGTTTGCCTCATAATTTAACGCTCTATGGAGGAAGTCAGTTTTCGAATAACTATCAAGCTTATGCTATTGGTCTTGGTGGCAATTTGGGAAATTTAGGCGCGATATCAGCTGACGTCATTCAAGCAAATAGTATTTTACCCAATGATGAACATAAAAAAGGACAGTCATTCCGTCTACTCTATGCAAAGTCAATTAATAGTACTGGGACTAATTTCCAAATTATGGGATATCGATATTCTACACAAGGATATTATACGTTAAATGAAGTGAGTTACAAAAGGATGGAAGGGCGTGAAATTATCACTCCTGATGGAATAATACGAGATAATGAAAATCTATCTAACTATTATAATTTAAATTATTCTAAAAAAGGACGTTTTCAAGTTAATATTAATCAGCAAGTGACAGATAACAGTTCTTTATATCTATTAGGCTCTTATCAAAATTATTGGCGCACCTCGGAAACGGAACAACTATGGCAAATTGGTTATAATGGAAATATAAAACAAATTAATTACAGCTTGAATTTTTCTAAATCTAAATCGCCTGGTATGAGCGGAGATAATAAAAATATTGCCTTTAACATTTCTATACCTATCAATGATCTTTTTAATCAAAATAGAGTTAATGATTTAAATTCTAGCCAAAATAGTATGTATGCCGTTTATTCTATGAATAGAAGTAATGACAATATGTGGGTACAGCAGGCGGGATTAACAGGGACATTACTTGAAGATAATAATTTAAATTATAATATCCAACAAGGATATGCACATAATGGCGGCGGATATTCAGGTATGGTTTATGCTAATTATAAAGGGAAATATGCGAATATAGGAAGTGGATATAATTATAATAATGATTGGCATGAATTAAATTATAATTTAAATGGTGGAGTGGTTGCACATTCTGGTGGAATAACGTTAAGTCAACCTTTAGGTGATACAAATATTCTTATTAAAGCAAATGATGCTAATAATATTAGAGTAGAGAATGCTAATGGTATATTAACTAACAGTAAAGGATATGCTGTTTTACCTTATGCCTCTATTTATAAGAATAATCGTGTTTCTTTAGATATTAATTCATTAGGTGAGAATGTTGAATTAGAAAATGCAATTATGAATGTTATTCCTACTAAAGGAGCCTTAGTACAGGCTGATTTTAAAACAAATATCGGTTATCGAGCGATAGTCAATTTAAAGAAACAAAATGGTGCGATTATTCCATTTGGTGCAATGGTTGTCGATGAAGAACGTTCTGTGAGTGGGATCGTTGGTGATAACGGTAATGTTTTTATTTCTGGATTAGCACCGATAGGGAAATTAAAAGCCAAATGGGGAAGACAGGAAGATCAACAATGTGCATTTAATTATGAAATTAACGATAAATTATCTAAAGAGAAAGGGATTTATTTTATTTCTTCTACGTGTCAATCAGATAAATAG
- a CDS encoding fimbria/pilus periplasmic chaperone has translation MYLMYRNYIFLFFLFCFSSFSYAGGVALAATRIIYPMDAKQTSITINNTDKKLRFLVQSWIDDNNDKKTDEFIVTPPLFVSKPESENKLRIIYAGKVLPTDRESLFWLNTKAIPEIEREDIKDKNILQLAVLSRIKIFIRPQGLEFKTEDIPNSLEFIYSQGGIVINNPTPYYATLINIKLGDERLNSTMVPPKGSIEIKINNPSYNQISYQTINDYGASTPTIIKKVGK, from the coding sequence ATGTATTTAATGTATAGAAATTATATTTTTTTATTTTTTCTCTTCTGTTTTTCTTCATTTTCTTATGCTGGGGGAGTGGCATTGGCTGCAACTCGTATAATATATCCAATGGATGCTAAACAAACATCAATTACTATTAATAATACAGATAAAAAACTACGGTTTTTAGTTCAATCATGGATTGATGATAACAACGATAAAAAAACAGATGAATTTATTGTAACGCCGCCCCTTTTTGTGAGTAAACCTGAAAGTGAAAATAAATTAAGAATAATATATGCAGGAAAAGTTTTACCTACTGATAGAGAAAGCTTATTTTGGTTGAATACAAAAGCAATACCTGAAATAGAAAGAGAAGATATTAAAGATAAAAACATATTACAATTAGCCGTTTTATCTAGAATAAAAATATTTATTAGACCTCAAGGGTTGGAATTTAAAACGGAAGATATTCCTAATAGCCTAGAATTTATATATTCACAGGGTGGGATAGTAATAAATAATCCAACGCCATATTATGCGACTTTAATTAATATAAAACTGGGAGATGAAAGGTTAAATAGTACTATGGTCCCACCCAAAGGGTCTATAGAAATAAAAATTAATAATCCTAGCTATAATCAAATATCTTATCAAACTATTAATGATTATGGTGCTAGCACGCCGACAATAATAAAAAAGGTTGGTAAATAA
- a CDS encoding fimbrial protein translates to MKYSLIYSIALFFSISFTTYSMERNKVFLNDGIVYFRGGIVEPACTVSPESENQVVDLGVISSNQFNGVGSHSIKIPFFIKLMNCNKNMADKVSVYILGDVDNKDKRLFNITEKQNSALGVGVALFNAKDEIIIPNNINKYKFIEENELKLEFKASYLATRKTVIGGKADSVVWFVFNYH, encoded by the coding sequence ATGAAATATAGTTTAATATATTCTATTGCGCTGTTTTTTTCTATTTCATTTACAACATATTCGATGGAACGGAATAAAGTATTTTTAAATGATGGTATTGTTTATTTTAGGGGCGGGATTGTTGAACCAGCATGTACAGTATCTCCAGAAAGTGAAAATCAGGTTGTAGATTTAGGTGTTATTAGCAGTAATCAATTTAATGGTGTAGGAAGCCATTCAATAAAAATTCCTTTTTTTATTAAGCTAATGAACTGCAATAAAAATATGGCTGATAAAGTGAGTGTATACATTTTAGGTGATGTGGATAATAAAGATAAACGTTTATTTAATATTACAGAAAAACAAAACTCAGCTTTAGGCGTTGGTGTCGCATTATTTAACGCTAAAGATGAAATAATAATTCCAAACAATATTAATAAATATAAGTTTATTGAAGAGAATGAATTAAAGCTAGAATTTAAAGCAAGCTATTTAGCAACAAGAAAAACGGTTATTGGCGGTAAGGCTGATAGTGTTGTTTGGTTTGTTTTTAATTATCATTAA
- the fimA gene encoding type 1 fimbrial major subunit FimA gives MLKRKMLVKTVFAVSVLSLSSIASAATVVNGGKINFTGQIVNAACAVSAKSMNQTINIGQYRTAQFDSVGKTVGNTDFSIDLEECDTTVAKNASASFSGVSDSNDKTVLAVSNITTGGAGAATGVGIEIADHTGKVLSPDGSVFSTAKQLIDGANTLNFVARYKSTLDTVTPGQADANVTFRMQYE, from the coding sequence ATGCTTAAAAGAAAAATGCTAGTTAAAACCGTATTTGCTGTATCAGTTTTATCACTGAGTAGTATTGCTTCGGCGGCTACTGTTGTTAATGGTGGTAAAATTAATTTTACGGGTCAAATAGTGAATGCAGCATGTGCTGTTAGCGCAAAATCAATGAATCAAACAATCAATATTGGTCAATATCGAACCGCTCAATTTGATAGTGTCGGAAAAACTGTTGGAAATACGGATTTTTCGATTGATTTAGAAGAGTGTGATACGACGGTTGCAAAAAATGCCTCTGCATCGTTTTCAGGCGTTAGCGATTCAAATGACAAAACAGTATTAGCAGTCAGTAATATCACAACGGGTGGTGCAGGCGCAGCTACTGGCGTGGGTATTGAGATCGCCGATCATACCGGTAAGGTTTTATCACCAGATGGTTCTGTATTCTCTACGGCTAAGCAACTAATTGACGGTGCTAACACGTTGAATTTTGTTGCTCGCTATAAATCAACATTAGATACAGTAACACCGGGTCAGGCTGATGCCAATGTGACTTTCAGAATGCAATATGAATAA
- a CDS encoding helix-turn-helix domain-containing protein, with amino-acid sequence MEINDFSLNFKYISERKIFCHSIGYELSLLRQRNLMTGAELGKILNISQQQISRYERGINKIPVDMLFYILNIFDISISDFFERVRNRVITLKYKIKYDSDNNIPFFKNVI; translated from the coding sequence TTGGAAATAAATGATTTCTCATTGAATTTTAAATATATTTCAGAAAGAAAGATATTTTGTCATTCGATAGGATATGAACTCTCTCTTTTACGACAACGCAATTTAATGACGGGGGCTGAACTAGGAAAAATATTAAATATTTCTCAACAACAGATATCTCGTTATGAACGAGGTATAAATAAAATACCTGTTGATATGTTATTTTATATATTAAACATATTTGATATTTCAATTAGTGATTTTTTTGAACGAGTTAGAAATAGAGTAATAACATTAAAATATAAGATAAAATATGATTCTGATAATAACATTCCTTTTTTCAAAAATGTTATTTAA